The Eubacteriaceae bacterium Marseille-Q4139 genome has a window encoding:
- the lnu(C) gene encoding lincosamide nucleotidyltransferase Lnu(C) — protein sequence MVNITDVKQILQFAIDAEIKVFLDGGWGVDALLGYQSRAHNDIDIFVEKNDYQNFIEIMKANGFYEIKMEYTTLNHTVWEDLKNRIIDLHCFEYTDEGEILYDGDCFPVETFSGKGRIEEIEVSCIEPYSQVMFHLGYEFDENDAHDVKLLCETLHIEIPNEYR from the coding sequence ATGGTCAATATAACAGATGTAAAACAGATTCTTCAATTTGCAATAGATGCGGAGATTAAAGTCTTTCTTGATGGTGGCTGGGGTGTAGATGCTCTTCTTGGATATCAGTCAAGAGCCCATAATGATATTGACATTTTTGTAGAAAAGAACGATTATCAGAACTTTATAGAAATAATGAAAGCTAATGGCTTTTATGAGATTAAGATGGAATATACAACATTGAACCATACTGTATGGGAAGATTTGAAAAACAGAATTATTGATTTGCATTGTTTTGAATATACGGACGAAGGTGAAATTCTTTATGATGGGGATTGTTTTCCGGTAGAAACTTTTTCGGGTAAAGGAAGAATTGAGGAAATAGAGGTTTCCTGTATTGAACCATATAGTCAAGTAATGTTCCATCTGGGATACGAGTTTGATGAAAATGATGCACATGATGTGAAGTTATTGTGTGAGACACTTCATATCGAAATTCCAAATGAGTATAGATAA
- a CDS encoding IS1595-like element ISSag10 family transposase → MPTIKDALDIIGKLTVAEQESLKTMLLSPAFVKSLNIEDFVAKERFANGRVCPLCGCIHVVRNGHRKDGTQRYVCKDCGKSFVIATNSIVSGTRKDLSVWEQYIDCMMNGLSIRKTAVACGIHRNTAFLWRHKILDALQNMADDVTLDGIIEADETFFAISYKGNHSKSKTFAMPRKAHKRGHSTHIRGLSQEKVCVPCAVNRNGLSISKITNTGRVSTRDLHHIYDGRIKTNSTLVTDKMNSYVRFTNANSIDLVQLKTGKAKKGIYNIQHINSYHSQLKRFMRGFNGVSTKYLNNYLVWNNLVNYAKESDMEKRNIFLTFVLATLKTAKCRDLSNRPAVPLVA, encoded by the coding sequence ATGCCTACTATCAAAGACGCATTAGATATTATCGGTAAGTTGACTGTCGCAGAGCAGGAAAGCCTTAAAACAATGCTTTTAAGTCCTGCCTTTGTAAAGTCTTTGAATATTGAAGATTTCGTAGCAAAGGAACGCTTTGCAAATGGTCGTGTATGCCCTCTTTGTGGCTGTATCCATGTGGTTCGCAATGGTCATCGTAAAGATGGCACACAGCGATATGTATGTAAGGATTGTGGCAAGTCCTTCGTGATTGCTACGAACTCCATTGTGTCTGGTACAAGAAAAGACTTGTCCGTGTGGGAGCAGTACATTGATTGTATGATGAATGGCTTATCCATTCGTAAGACTGCTGTTGCTTGTGGGATTCACAGAAACACCGCATTCCTTTGGAGACACAAGATTTTGGATGCACTTCAGAATATGGCAGACGATGTTACCCTTGACGGCATTATTGAGGCTGACGAAACTTTTTTCGCCATCTCGTACAAGGGCAATCATAGCAAGAGTAAGACATTTGCTATGCCACGCAAGGCTCATAAGCGTGGTCATTCTACACATATCAGAGGCTTGTCCCAAGAAAAGGTATGTGTTCCTTGTGCGGTTAATAGGAATGGCTTGTCTATCTCCAAGATTACGAATACTGGTAGGGTTTCTACAAGAGATTTACATCATATTTATGATGGTAGGATTAAGACCAATTCCACTCTTGTTACGGACAAGATGAACTCCTATGTGAGATTTACAAATGCCAATAGCATTGACCTTGTGCAGTTAAAGACTGGCAAAGCCAAGAAAGGCATTTATAATATCCAACATATCAATAGCTACCATAGCCAGCTAAAGAGGTTTATGCGTGGCTTTAACGGTGTTTCTACCAAGTATCTGAACAACTATCTTGTGTGGAATAACCTTGTAAATTACGCCAAAGAAAGCGACATGGAGAAAAGGAACATCTTCTTAACTTTCGTTTTGGCAACATTGAAAACTGCTAAATGCAGAGATTTATCAAACAGACCAGCAGTTCCTCTGGTCGCCTAA
- the ispH gene encoding 4-hydroxy-3-methylbut-2-enyl diphosphate reductase, which translates to MEVIVAKTAGFCFGVKRAVEKVYEQIGKTEKPIYTYGPIIHNEEVVKDLRKKGVEVIDSLEELKAARDCVVVIRSHGVGKDVYRILEENGAEIVDATCPYVKKIHRIVEEQSKAGRQVLIVGDAAHPEVQGIRGWGDSGTKVIENEQDFLDLQLPEGSRLCIVAQTTFNYNKFQDLVEKISKTRYDILVLNTICNATQERQVEAKKIASSVDVMLVIGGKHSSNTQKLYEICQKECRNTYYLQTLGDLNPECIGSVSSVGITAGASTPNNIIEEVHTNVRVKF; encoded by the coding sequence ATGGAAGTGATTGTCGCTAAGACAGCCGGCTTCTGCTTCGGCGTGAAGCGGGCCGTGGAGAAGGTCTATGAGCAGATTGGAAAGACCGAGAAGCCGATCTATACATACGGGCCGATCATCCACAACGAGGAGGTCGTGAAGGATCTCCGCAAAAAGGGCGTGGAGGTCATAGACTCCCTCGAGGAACTGAAGGCCGCCAGGGACTGCGTCGTGGTCATCCGTTCCCACGGAGTCGGAAAGGATGTCTACCGGATTCTGGAGGAAAACGGCGCAGAGATCGTGGATGCCACCTGCCCATATGTGAAAAAGATCCACAGGATCGTGGAGGAGCAGAGCAAAGCCGGAAGACAGGTCTTAATCGTCGGCGATGCGGCCCACCCGGAGGTTCAGGGAATCCGCGGATGGGGCGATTCCGGGACAAAAGTCATCGAAAATGAGCAGGATTTCCTCGATTTGCAGCTTCCGGAGGGCAGCAGGCTCTGCATCGTGGCCCAGACGACATTTAATTACAATAAATTTCAAGATTTAGTTGAAAAAATTTCTAAAACGCGTTATGATATACTTGTTTTAAATACGATTTGCAATGCAACACAGGAAAGACAAGTGGAAGCAAAGAAGATAGCTTCTTCGGTGGATGTAATGCTTGTCATTGGCGGTAAGCATAGTTCCAACACGCAGAAGCTATACGAGATCTGCCAGAAGGAATGTAGGAACACGTATTACCTCCAGACCCTCGGCGACTTAAATCCTGAATGTATAGGTTCTGTGAGCAGTGTAGGTATTACGGCCGGGGCGTCCACCCCGAATAATATTATCGAGGAGGTTCATACTAATGTCCGAGTTAAGTTTTGA
- a CDS encoding cytidylate kinase-like family protein yields MNKVITISREFGSGGRELGMLIAQRLQIPFYDKELISLAAQDNTLSAEVIEQYEEHLQLNTLWSAGQNLLPFYQQPITDQIYFRQCETIRNLVAKGSCVIVGRCADKVLEEAIHIFVYADLRARVERKIQQGVNGPAQEVEHQIKETDQKRSRYYEHYTDSKWGSMRNYHLCIDTTYNSLESCADAVAVFAEHFRR; encoded by the coding sequence ATGAACAAAGTCATTACCATCAGCAGGGAATTTGGAAGCGGAGGCCGGGAGCTGGGAATGCTTATCGCCCAGCGGCTGCAGATCCCATTTTACGATAAAGAGCTGATTTCCCTTGCTGCTCAGGATAATACCCTGTCGGCTGAAGTAATTGAACAATATGAGGAACATTTGCAATTAAATACGCTTTGGAGCGCAGGACAAAATCTGCTCCCGTTTTATCAGCAGCCCATTACGGATCAGATTTATTTTAGGCAGTGTGAAACAATCCGGAACTTGGTGGCAAAAGGCTCTTGTGTCATTGTAGGGCGCTGTGCTGACAAGGTGCTGGAGGAAGCAATTCATATCTTTGTATATGCGGATCTGCGGGCGAGAGTAGAGCGCAAGATCCAACAGGGAGTTAACGGCCCTGCGCAAGAGGTGGAACATCAAATCAAGGAAACCGATCAAAAGCGAAGCCGCTATTATGAGCATTATACAGATTCCAAGTGGGGATCTATGAGAAACTACCATCTCTGCATCGACACCACATACAATTCTTTGGAAAGCTGCGCCGATGCTGTGGCTGTCTTTGCAGAACATTTCAGGAGGTAA
- a CDS encoding response regulator transcription factor — translation MLNEKQQKELAQYLLEDIVSIVDAGANSAKHNWQQDSPLTEIREGDLYLCLEQRLVKVREQEIFLTAKEFDILFLLASNPKRVFTYALIMDFVWNEGYTYYSRKAITDHVSNLRKKLKIRPDDPDYIKNVAGIGYKFE, via the coding sequence CTGCTTAACGAAAAGCAACAAAAAGAGCTTGCTCAATATCTTCTTGAGGATATAGTATCAATTGTTGATGCAGGTGCAAATTCAGCAAAGCATAACTGGCAGCAGGATAGTCCTCTCACAGAAATACGGGAAGGCGATTTATACCTCTGCCTGGAACAACGGCTTGTAAAAGTCCGTGAACAGGAAATTTTTTTGACTGCAAAAGAGTTTGATATATTGTTTTTACTTGCCAGCAATCCGAAACGAGTGTTTACCTATGCCCTTATCATGGATTTCGTCTGGAACGAGGGCTATACCTACTATTCCCGGAAAGCAATTACCGACCATGTGAGCAATCTGCGCAAAAAATTAAAGATACGGCCGGACGATCCCGATTATATTAAAAACGTTGCCGGAATCGGATATAAATTTGAATGA
- a CDS encoding dihydrofolate reductase family protein — protein sequence MNRPYITCYMLNSLDGKIIGGYFNTGRGREYIAKYEQFHDRMDAKACMFGRVTFMDWPWQLAPGNKPELPENVPHIDRTDYVADVEADKYCVAIDQSGKLAWGANVMLRGSSDIYTNRVGDHIISVLTERVSDAYLQYLRNMKVSYIFGGKETLDFKLVVEKLYALFGIDHLLLEGGGHLNGTFIREGLVDEYTVLLVATVDGGSPNEPTKTSFEASLNQEAMVPVDFTVKEVEKIDNTGLLITFTKNK from the coding sequence ATGAACAGACCTTATATTACCTGCTATATGCTGAACTCCCTGGACGGAAAGATCATTGGGGGGTATTTCAATACCGGACGAGGCCGTGAATACATCGCCAAATATGAGCAGTTTCATGACAGGATGGACGCAAAGGCCTGTATGTTCGGGCGGGTCACTTTTATGGATTGGCCCTGGCAATTAGCCCCCGGAAACAAGCCGGAGCTTCCAGAAAATGTTCCTCATATAGACCGGACGGACTATGTGGCGGATGTGGAGGCGGATAAATACTGCGTCGCAATCGACCAGTCGGGGAAGCTGGCGTGGGGAGCGAATGTAATGCTTCGCGGCTCATCCGATATTTACACAAACCGGGTGGGCGACCATATCATTTCTGTCCTGACGGAAAGAGTTTCTGACGCCTATCTGCAATACCTCCGAAATATGAAAGTTTCCTATATCTTCGGAGGCAAGGAGACACTGGATTTCAAGCTGGTGGTTGAAAAACTGTATGCCCTATTTGGGATCGACCATCTGCTCTTGGAAGGGGGCGGACATCTGAACGGCACTTTCATCAGGGAGGGGCTGGTAGATGAGTACACTGTGCTGCTGGTTGCCACAGTGGACGGCGGTTCCCCGAACGAGCCGACCAAGACCTCTTTCGAGGCGAGTCTAAATCAAGAGGCGATGGTTCCGGTTGATTTTACCGTGAAAGAGGTGGAAAAGATTGACAACACCGGCCTGCTGATAACATTTACCAAAAATAAATAA
- a CDS encoding polysaccharide biosynthesis C-terminal domain-containing protein, whose product MDLLKSPIKKLYRSYLVPSLSAAVVTSVYGFVDTIAIGQGVGPDGAAALAIAQPIFGVVSFFGLLCGIGGSVYLGKARGKQKMEKSNAYFFASLCLAVALTLIAWITFTVFSTPIYTFFGATPRLMPYVQDYTNCIVWTMPFFILSAYLSCIVRSDGSPNRVMAAVVIGGVFNIFGDWFFVFPMNWGMTGAALATVLGTVLQFIILCSHFFTKNCQLRIVRPFRILKAFRNVLFAGISSSAIAISFIILTVILNKQVLVYGGESALAVFGVVISFSSLFQNLFAGVGQAIQPIVSTNFGAGLKLRIHEIRNRSIFTALLMGIGFAFVGVAFPIQITKLFIAVTPEIIEIAPGILRVYFLSFLLMGINFQAIYYLQSVLMTKQATILALLRGLIVSGIFVYTLPLIWGVSGIWWAMVIAEVVSVVAALVFSKRADNLPSMQ is encoded by the coding sequence ATGGATTTGCTGAAAAGCCCAATCAAGAAATTATACAGGAGTTATTTGGTTCCGTCATTATCCGCAGCAGTTGTAACTTCTGTCTATGGGTTTGTGGATACGATTGCCATTGGACAGGGTGTGGGGCCGGACGGGGCTGCGGCTCTGGCCATTGCGCAGCCGATTTTTGGCGTTGTCTCATTTTTCGGTTTGCTTTGCGGTATCGGTGGCAGTGTATATTTAGGTAAGGCCCGCGGCAAGCAGAAAATGGAGAAATCAAATGCGTATTTCTTCGCTTCGCTATGCCTTGCCGTTGCTTTAACGCTGATTGCATGGATCACCTTTACTGTATTTTCGACTCCAATTTATACATTTTTTGGCGCTACCCCCCGATTGATGCCCTATGTGCAGGATTATACAAACTGCATTGTCTGGACTATGCCATTTTTCATTCTGTCAGCGTATCTTTCCTGCATAGTACGCAGTGATGGCTCCCCCAATCGAGTGATGGCAGCAGTGGTGATTGGCGGCGTATTCAATATTTTTGGCGACTGGTTCTTTGTATTCCCTATGAATTGGGGAATGACAGGCGCAGCATTGGCTACCGTACTTGGTACTGTGTTGCAATTTATTATACTGTGCAGCCACTTTTTTACAAAAAATTGCCAGCTTCGGATTGTAAGACCATTCCGTATATTGAAAGCATTTCGCAATGTATTGTTTGCTGGTATCAGCTCCAGCGCCATCGCCATTTCCTTTATTATACTGACAGTTATTCTCAACAAACAGGTGCTTGTCTATGGCGGAGAATCGGCCCTGGCGGTTTTTGGCGTTGTCATTTCGTTCTCCTCATTGTTCCAGAACCTGTTTGCAGGCGTGGGGCAGGCGATACAACCGATTGTTTCAACGAACTTTGGAGCCGGCTTAAAGCTGCGCATCCATGAGATTAGAAACCGTTCCATTTTCACCGCTTTGCTTATGGGAATTGGCTTTGCTTTTGTAGGCGTGGCCTTCCCCATACAGATTACAAAGCTGTTTATTGCGGTAACCCCGGAAATTATAGAAATCGCCCCCGGCATCCTCCGGGTTTACTTCCTTTCCTTCCTCCTAATGGGCATCAATTTCCAGGCGATTTATTATTTGCAATCGGTTTTGATGACAAAGCAGGCCACCATTTTGGCTTTGCTCCGTGGCTTGATTGTCAGTGGAATATTCGTCTATACACTTCCATTGATATGGGGTGTCAGCGGCATATGGTGGGCAATGGTGATTGCAGAAGTCGTGTCGGTTGTTGCTGCATTGGTATTCTCGAAGCGTGCAGACAATTTGCCCTCCATGCAATGA
- a CDS encoding cysteine-rich VLP domain-containing protein: protein MDYRQYRRARKLVHVCCNYDNGNCILLDDGEECVCVQSISYSLLCRWFQIAVLPQDKPLEAALLHRDSMKRCVVCGQPFLPGSNRAKYCKPCTAKVHRKQKNASDRKRRLLCGQLGAKKP, encoded by the coding sequence ATGGATTACAGGCAGTACCGCAGGGCAAGGAAATTAGTCCATGTGTGCTGCAATTATGACAACGGAAACTGCATCTTGCTGGATGATGGGGAGGAATGCGTCTGTGTTCAGAGCATTTCCTATTCACTTTTATGCAGATGGTTTCAGATTGCGGTTCTTCCGCAGGACAAGCCTTTAGAGGCAGCCCTGTTACACAGGGACAGTATGAAGCGGTGTGTTGTCTGTGGTCAGCCGTTTCTCCCAGGCTCCAACCGGGCGAAATACTGCAAGCCCTGTACGGCAAAGGTACATCGAAAACAGAAGAATGCTAGCGACCGCAAAAGAAGGCTTCTATGCGGACAATTAGGAGCGAAAAAACCTTGA
- a CDS encoding flavodoxin family protein: MKRILVIQGGGRPNGNTAQLIAAFVEGAESAGHQTEVISLLKNEVKDCLGCNACRYGKPCVQKDAFNEMVPKIKSADLVVFASPLYYWTFSARLKAFIDRFYCMAEECEPSLGRYESYPVKDSALLMTAADNFFWTFEQAVSYYQFSLVNYIGFHDRGMILAGGCGDTNRTGRIKETEWLEKAFAFGKNIYPNEYYG; encoded by the coding sequence ATGAAACGTATTTTAGTGATACAAGGTGGCGGAAGACCAAACGGAAACACGGCCCAGCTTATCGCTGCTTTCGTGGAGGGAGCTGAAAGCGCCGGACATCAGACAGAAGTTATATCGCTTCTCAAAAATGAGGTAAAGGACTGCCTGGGCTGTAATGCCTGCCGGTATGGGAAACCCTGTGTACAAAAGGACGCTTTCAATGAAATGGTTCCCAAAATTAAATCGGCTGATTTAGTTGTGTTTGCTTCGCCGCTGTATTACTGGACATTTTCAGCCCGCTTGAAAGCCTTTATTGACCGCTTCTATTGTATGGCAGAGGAATGTGAACCTTCGTTGGGGAGGTATGAATCCTATCCTGTCAAAGACAGCGCCCTTCTGATGACAGCGGCAGATAACTTTTTTTGGACCTTTGAGCAGGCGGTGTCCTACTATCAATTTTCATTGGTAAACTACATAGGCTTCCACGACCGGGGAATGATTCTTGCCGGGGGCTGCGGGGATACCAACAGAACAGGCAGGATCAAAGAAACGGAATGGCTTGAAAAGGCGTTTGCGTTTGGAAAAAATATCTATCCCAACGAGTACTATGGCTAA
- a CDS encoding helix-turn-helix transcriptional regulator, with product MEYKTLQIAENFRENILYDSDSLALAVCSDHFDDYLHREWGCHWHDEFEFGLVLQGVVEYTIYNEHEQLSVHKISVGDGIFLNAGCFHSVKGLEPGTVMAGIILPTNFFNTESFRTIYHQNIYPILESGTECLVFAQSNPSNAAILSGLKELYEINRTEQTYELRCMEAVCKIFRLLVEQISANKNLLTPISKSTQTKRLQKIMTFIHAHYGERISADDMARTAAISRTEVFRCFQTVLRKKPIEYLTEYRLSIATILLASTDRTLSDISISCGFNSASYFGKVFREHHGMSPKKYRDQLREK from the coding sequence ATGGAGTATAAGACGCTTCAAATTGCGGAAAATTTTCGGGAAAATATATTATATGACAGCGACTCTCTTGCGCTTGCTGTTTGCAGCGACCATTTCGACGATTATTTGCACAGAGAATGGGGTTGTCATTGGCATGACGAATTTGAGTTTGGACTTGTTTTGCAAGGCGTTGTAGAATACACGATTTATAATGAACACGAGCAATTGTCAGTACATAAAATCTCCGTAGGCGATGGTATTTTCCTGAATGCCGGATGCTTTCACAGTGTCAAAGGACTCGAACCGGGTACAGTGATGGCAGGCATCATCTTGCCGACTAATTTTTTTAATACAGAATCTTTTCGTACCATTTATCATCAGAATATTTACCCTATACTGGAATCGGGGACGGAATGTTTGGTTTTTGCACAAAGCAATCCGTCCAACGCTGCCATTTTGTCCGGCCTAAAAGAGTTATATGAAATAAACAGGACAGAACAAACATACGAACTTCGCTGCATGGAAGCTGTTTGTAAAATATTCCGCTTATTGGTAGAGCAAATAAGTGCAAACAAAAATCTGCTCACACCTATTTCAAAAAGTACTCAGACTAAGCGCTTACAAAAGATTATGACTTTTATTCATGCACATTATGGTGAGCGCATCAGCGCAGACGATATGGCAAGAACAGCCGCTATCAGCAGAACCGAGGTTTTTCGCTGTTTTCAGACTGTTTTAAGGAAAAAACCGATTGAATATCTTACAGAATATCGACTATCCATAGCCACCATACTGCTTGCAAGCACAGACAGAACCCTGTCAGATATTTCTATTTCATGCGGCTTTAACAGCGCGAGCTATTTCGGGAAAGTTTTTCGGGAGCATCATGGTATGTCCCCCAAAAAATACAGAGACCAGCTCCGAGAAAAATAA
- a CDS encoding (d)CMP kinase: MSFNVAIDGPAGAGKSTVAKTVAGEMNFIYVDTGAMYRAMALYFLREGIDPSDEAAVSEACRRVSVTISYEAGVQQVFLNGENVSGLIRTEEVGNMASATSGYRLVREKLVELQKELAKKADVIMDGRDIGTCVLPEADVKIYLTAGSLVRAKRRYKELTEKGISCNLEEIEKDIIDRDYRDMHRENSPLSQAEDAVLLDSSDMTLRQVVETIEAMIREKREA, translated from the coding sequence ATGTCATTCAACGTAGCGATTGACGGCCCCGCCGGTGCGGGAAAAAGCACGGTGGCAAAAACGGTTGCCGGAGAGATGAATTTTATCTATGTGGACACCGGCGCCATGTACCGTGCCATGGCATTATATTTTCTGCGGGAGGGCATTGATCCGTCCGACGAGGCGGCAGTCTCGGAGGCATGCCGCAGGGTGTCTGTCACAATCTCTTATGAGGCAGGTGTCCAGCAGGTGTTTTTAAACGGGGAAAATGTATCCGGCCTGATCCGTACCGAGGAGGTCGGGAACATGGCATCGGCCACCTCCGGATACCGGCTCGTGCGGGAAAAGCTGGTGGAGCTCCAGAAAGAGCTGGCAAAAAAGGCGGATGTAATCATGGACGGCCGGGACATCGGGACGTGCGTGCTTCCGGAGGCAGATGTGAAGATTTATCTGACGGCCGGCTCCCTTGTCCGCGCAAAGCGCAGGTATAAGGAGCTGACGGAAAAGGGGATCTCCTGTAATCTGGAAGAGATCGAGAAGGACATCATCGACCGGGACTACCGGGACATGCACCGGGAAAATTCCCCTCTTTCCCAGGCTGAGGATGCCGTGCTTTTAGACAGTTCCGATATGACGCTCCGTCAGGTGGTGGAAACCATCGAGGCCATGATCCGGGAAAAAAGAGAAGCATAG